The Aurantiacibacter arachoides genome window below encodes:
- a CDS encoding J domain-containing protein has translation MLRFVVLAGVVVLIFRWIVGRWPWQPKVSTRNQAIFRARRLLGVETGAARDEILAAHRRLIALVHPDRGGSNDQVHEANAARDLLLDELPHHLR, from the coding sequence GTGCTGCGGTTCGTCGTCCTTGCCGGCGTAGTGGTGCTGATCTTTCGCTGGATCGTAGGGCGCTGGCCGTGGCAGCCGAAGGTTTCCACCCGCAACCAGGCCATCTTTCGCGCCCGCCGCCTCTTGGGGGTGGAAACGGGTGCAGCGCGCGACGAGATCCTCGCCGCGCACCGGCGGCTCATCGCCCTGGTCCACCCCGACCGCGGCGGATCGAACGACCAGGTGCACGAGGCCAATGCCGCGCGTGACCTGTTGCTAGACGAGTTGCCGCACCACCTGCGCTGA
- a CDS encoding peptide MFS transporter: MASAQLPHGDSAGTFLGHPKGLFMLFFAEMWERFSYYGMRALLIFYLTKHWLYSDAEAGVIYGAYTALVYITPVVGGYLADRYLGQRKAVQFGAVLLTLGHFFMAFEGSPAAGHTDNPVINVFWLALALIIVGSGFLKANISVIVGQLYPRTDVRRDGAYTIFYMGINLGAALGSLLCGYIGETYGWAYGFGLAGIGMLLGLVVFVLGRGLLLGRGEPPTGLTKGREWSMYAVGVGLVALCWVLVQNQSVVGGLLGVFGGLLVAYVIFVAVTKLAAEERDRIFAALILIITSIIFWALFEQAGSSLNLFTDRHVDRGGVPASVFQSVNAIYIILLAPLFATAWTYMGRKGIEPSTPFKFGLGVIQVGLGFLVLVWGASSVGVDVPTPVIFIFLIYLLHTTGELCLSPVGLSAMNRLAPAHMASLIMGVWFFASATGNFAAGLIAAATGAEGVGEEAGKQVVLDVYSTVGWVAVGVGIVVLVISPLIKKLMHLDTLRDDNVGDDLEGQAGAGLEPQEAGIHPATRPKG; encoded by the coding sequence ATGGCATCAGCGCAACTACCGCACGGCGACAGTGCCGGCACCTTCCTGGGGCACCCGAAGGGCCTGTTCATGCTCTTCTTCGCCGAGATGTGGGAGCGGTTCTCCTACTACGGCATGCGGGCGCTGCTGATCTTCTACCTGACCAAGCACTGGCTCTATTCCGATGCCGAGGCGGGCGTGATCTACGGCGCGTACACCGCGCTGGTCTACATCACCCCGGTCGTCGGCGGCTATCTGGCCGACCGGTATCTCGGCCAGCGCAAGGCGGTGCAGTTCGGCGCCGTGCTGCTGACCTTGGGCCACTTCTTCATGGCCTTCGAAGGATCGCCCGCCGCGGGCCATACCGATAATCCGGTCATCAACGTGTTCTGGCTGGCGCTGGCCCTCATCATCGTGGGCTCGGGCTTCCTCAAGGCGAACATCTCGGTGATCGTCGGCCAGCTTTACCCGCGCACCGACGTGCGCCGCGACGGTGCCTACACCATCTTCTACATGGGCATTAACCTGGGCGCCGCGCTCGGCTCGCTGCTGTGCGGCTACATCGGCGAAACCTACGGCTGGGCCTACGGTTTCGGGCTTGCCGGTATCGGCATGCTGCTCGGCCTCGTGGTGTTCGTGCTCGGGCGCGGGCTGCTGCTCGGCCGGGGCGAACCGCCCACAGGGCTCACCAAGGGCCGGGAATGGTCCATGTACGCTGTGGGCGTCGGCCTCGTCGCGCTGTGCTGGGTGCTGGTGCAGAACCAGTCGGTCGTCGGCGGCCTGCTCGGCGTGTTCGGCGGCCTGCTGGTGGCCTACGTGATCTTCGTGGCGGTCACCAAGCTCGCCGCGGAAGAGCGTGACCGCATCTTTGCCGCGCTGATCCTGATCATCACCTCGATCATCTTCTGGGCCCTGTTCGAACAGGCGGGCTCCAGCCTCAACCTGTTCACCGATCGCCACGTCGATCGCGGCGGGGTTCCGGCATCGGTATTCCAGTCGGTGAATGCGATCTACATCATCCTGCTGGCCCCGCTGTTCGCCACCGCGTGGACCTACATGGGCCGCAAGGGTATCGAGCCGTCCACCCCGTTCAAGTTCGGCCTCGGCGTGATCCAGGTGGGCCTCGGCTTCCTGGTCCTCGTCTGGGGTGCATCTTCGGTGGGCGTGGACGTTCCGACGCCGGTCATCTTCATCTTCCTGATCTACCTGCTGCACACCACGGGTGAGCTGTGCCTCAGCCCGGTCGGCCTTTCGGCGATGAACCGGCTGGCCCCGGCGCACATGGCTTCGCTGATCATGGGCGTGTGGTTCTTCGCCTCTGCCACCGGCAACTTCGCCGCCGGCCTCATCGCCGCGGCGACGGGCGCGGAAGGCGTGGGCGAGGAAGCGGGCAAGCAGGTCGTGCTCGACGTCTACTCGACGGTCGGCTGGGTCGCGGTTGGCGTGGGCATCGTCGTCCTCGTCATCAGCCCGCTGATCAAGAAGCTGATGCACCTCGATACGCTGCGCGACGACAATGTCGGCGACGATCTCGAAGGCCAAGCCGGTGCCGGTCTCGAACCGCAGGAAGCCGGCATCCACCCCGCAACCCGCCCGAAGGGATAA
- the panC gene encoding pantoate--beta-alanine ligase, with product MQTVTTIEALRQAVDELRAPHGGTAAATLALVPTMGALHEGHLTLVREAAKRADHVAVSIFVNPRQFGPNEDLDAYPRQLAQDAAQLEAQGVALLWAPGVAAMYPAGYATNVSVAGVSAGLCGADRPGHFDGVATVVLKLFNQVRPDLALFGEKDWQQLAVIRRMARDLDLMQPHVDAILGVPIVREADGLAMSSRNAYLSPADRAAAATLPLAMREAVARIADGQDATSTLAALEDALLGAGFASVDYAELRDADTLAPLDADNRNARLFVAARIGGTRLIDTMAIG from the coding sequence TTGCAAACCGTCACGACAATCGAAGCGCTGCGCCAGGCTGTGGATGAATTGCGCGCGCCCCACGGCGGGACAGCGGCAGCCACGCTGGCGCTGGTGCCCACCATGGGCGCGCTGCACGAAGGGCACCTGACGCTGGTGCGCGAGGCCGCGAAGCGGGCCGACCACGTCGCCGTATCGATCTTCGTCAACCCGCGCCAGTTCGGCCCGAACGAGGATCTCGACGCCTACCCGCGCCAGTTGGCGCAGGACGCGGCGCAGCTGGAGGCGCAGGGCGTGGCGCTGCTCTGGGCGCCGGGCGTGGCGGCCATGTACCCGGCGGGCTATGCCACAAACGTCAGCGTTGCGGGCGTGAGCGCGGGGCTGTGCGGCGCAGACCGGCCGGGCCATTTCGACGGGGTGGCGACCGTGGTGCTCAAACTGTTCAACCAGGTCCGGCCCGACCTGGCGCTGTTCGGCGAAAAGGACTGGCAACAGCTTGCCGTGATCCGCCGCATGGCGCGCGATCTCGACCTTATGCAACCGCATGTTGACGCGATTCTGGGCGTGCCCATCGTGCGCGAGGCCGACGGGCTGGCGATGTCGAGCCGCAACGCCTACCTCTCGCCTGCCGACCGTGCGGCCGCCGCGACCTTGCCGCTCGCCATGCGCGAGGCCGTGGCGCGGATTGCGGACGGGCAGGACGCTACCTCTACGCTAGCCGCACTGGAGGACGCGCTGCTGGGCGCGGGTTTCGCCAGCGTGGACTATGCCGAACTGCGCGATGCAGACACTCTCGCGCCGCTGGATGCCGACAATCGCAACGCCCGCCTGTTCGTTGCCGCGCGCATCGGCGGAACACGGCTGATCGACACCATGGCGATCGGGTAA
- a CDS encoding YfjI family protein: MNVQATAPLDMADLLPHEMAAHLHGTGGAASILSEGPQPLYRDLPPSAPFPVHALGDTLEKAARAIGSVIECPLACAANSVLAVASLAAQGRANVILPIGEGKAAPLSLYLLTVLDSGERKSSADLMALRPVRDAEASLSEAGHSEWLEYRSRVTAHEAKTKQLASKLKADPAGLTAALNELGPAPQAPLLSVIAPSGDQTMEGLFRVYQHGRPSLAMLCDDAATFLGGHSLKKEQKAGTTGNLCRAWDGSKLERIRGGDGVCVLYDRRLAAHLMVQPGVASGFLSDPQFSDQGLLARFLITAPAGKAGTRIRDDAEYQLISAKAGADLARYNAAIRQLLGQPIRWKNSDDRALGVEMDPLQFSTAARAMFVRFANEIEKELGSGGKLVTAKAFASKLPENAARIAGIFTLLENPGASTIAPETFANAIELAKFYLHEATRLVATGAIDPEVQRAETLRIWLLERPVDVIGLSEVYQLGPTSLRQANTARAAMAILEAHGCVRLINGGAVIDGKKYRDAWEIVRC, from the coding sequence ATGAATGTGCAAGCAACCGCGCCGCTGGATATGGCCGACCTCCTGCCTCACGAAATGGCGGCACATCTGCACGGCACTGGAGGGGCGGCATCCATCTTAAGCGAAGGCCCCCAACCGCTCTACCGCGACCTGCCTCCATCCGCGCCGTTCCCGGTTCATGCTCTAGGCGACACGCTGGAAAAGGCGGCACGGGCAATTGGATCGGTGATCGAATGCCCATTGGCTTGCGCGGCTAATTCAGTCTTGGCGGTGGCATCGCTTGCAGCTCAGGGCCGCGCCAATGTCATCCTGCCAATCGGGGAGGGCAAGGCCGCCCCGCTATCGCTTTACTTGCTGACCGTGCTGGACAGCGGGGAACGCAAGTCCAGCGCAGACCTGATGGCCCTGAGACCGGTTCGCGATGCCGAGGCCTCGCTTTCGGAAGCTGGACATAGCGAATGGCTGGAATATCGATCCCGCGTCACAGCGCACGAAGCCAAGACGAAGCAATTGGCAAGCAAGCTGAAGGCGGACCCGGCGGGTTTGACGGCGGCGCTTAATGAACTCGGCCCCGCCCCCCAAGCCCCATTGCTTTCTGTTATTGCGCCGTCGGGCGATCAGACCATGGAAGGGCTGTTTCGCGTTTACCAGCACGGCCGGCCTTCGCTCGCGATGCTGTGCGACGATGCAGCGACCTTTCTGGGCGGGCATAGTCTGAAGAAGGAACAAAAGGCTGGCACCACGGGCAATCTGTGCCGCGCCTGGGACGGATCGAAGCTTGAGCGTATTCGGGGCGGTGATGGTGTTTGCGTACTGTATGACCGGCGGCTGGCGGCCCACCTGATGGTGCAGCCCGGTGTGGCGTCGGGATTCCTGTCCGACCCTCAGTTTTCCGATCAGGGACTGCTGGCGCGGTTCTTAATTACCGCTCCAGCCGGGAAGGCCGGGACGCGCATTCGTGACGATGCCGAATATCAGCTAATATCGGCAAAGGCGGGCGCAGACCTTGCCCGCTATAATGCGGCAATCCGGCAATTGCTCGGCCAGCCGATCCGCTGGAAAAATTCGGATGACCGGGCTTTAGGCGTGGAAATGGACCCGCTGCAATTCTCAACAGCGGCACGGGCAATGTTCGTCCGGTTCGCCAACGAAATTGAAAAAGAACTCGGAAGCGGGGGCAAGCTCGTGACCGCTAAGGCCTTCGCGTCCAAGCTGCCAGAAAACGCGGCCCGCATTGCGGGGATATTCACGCTGTTAGAGAACCCTGGCGCTTCGACAATTGCCCCAGAGACATTTGCGAACGCGATCGAGCTGGCGAAATTTTACCTCCATGAAGCCACGCGGCTGGTAGCAACAGGGGCGATCGATCCCGAAGTGCAACGGGCAGAGACCCTGCGTATTTGGCTGTTGGAGCGGCCAGTCGACGTCATCGGGCTGTCAGAGGTTTATCAGCTAGGCCCCACTTCGCTCAGACAGGCGAACACGGCGCGGGCAGCAATGGCTATTCTGGAAGCGCATGGCTGTGTGCGATTGATCAATGGTGGGGCGGTGATTGATGGCAAAAAATACCGCGACGCATGGGAGATTGTCCGATGCTGA
- the pgmG gene encoding phosphoglucomutase/phosphomannomutase PgmG, whose product MPHDFDSTVLREYDIRGIIGETLGPDDARAIGRGFATLLQRDLGDDVTPLVAVGYDGRVSSPILEHALIEGLTASGCNVRRIGMGPTPMLYYAEASAEEVDGGIQITGSHNPANYNGFKMVFRGRPFFGADIQALGRLGREADWLDGSGEVESLDVMDAYIDRLMTGLDGIDTGALAGLSVAWDAGNGAAGPALERLAARLPGQHHLLFTEVDGNFPNHHPDPTVEANLEDLRTLVAEKSCDFGIAFDGDGDRIGAIDGEGRVIWGDQLLMIYAEDLLGKLPNSTIIADVKASRALFETVEKHGGKPLMWKTGHSLIKSKMKEVSSPLAGEMSGHVFFADTYYGYDDALYAGVRLIAASARLGRSVTELRGTMPAMLNTPELRFQVDESRKFAAIDEVKTRLTGPNVPADVEVNSTDGVRVTTPDGWWLLRASNTQDVLVARAESETQDGLDRLMGQIDEQLSLSGLERGDSVGH is encoded by the coding sequence ATGCCCCACGACTTTGATTCCACCGTGCTGCGCGAATACGACATTCGCGGTATCATCGGCGAAACCCTCGGCCCCGACGATGCCCGCGCAATCGGCCGCGGCTTTGCCACCTTGCTGCAGCGCGACCTGGGTGACGACGTGACGCCGCTGGTGGCGGTGGGTTACGACGGGCGGGTAAGTTCACCCATCCTCGAACACGCGTTGATCGAAGGGCTGACCGCCAGCGGCTGCAACGTGCGCCGCATCGGCATGGGGCCGACCCCGATGCTCTATTATGCCGAGGCGTCAGCCGAAGAGGTGGATGGCGGCATTCAGATAACTGGCAGCCACAATCCCGCCAATTACAATGGCTTCAAGATGGTATTTCGCGGGCGACCCTTCTTCGGCGCCGATATCCAGGCGCTGGGACGGCTCGGCCGGGAAGCGGATTGGTTGGACGGATCGGGCGAGGTCGAGAGCCTCGACGTCATGGACGCCTACATCGACCGGCTGATGACCGGCCTCGATGGCATCGACACCGGTGCCCTGGCGGGGCTTTCGGTGGCCTGGGACGCGGGCAACGGCGCGGCCGGTCCGGCGCTGGAGCGTCTGGCCGCCCGTCTGCCGGGCCAGCACCACCTGCTCTTCACGGAGGTCGACGGAAACTTCCCAAACCATCATCCTGATCCCACTGTCGAGGCGAACCTGGAGGACTTGCGCACCCTGGTCGCCGAGAAGTCTTGCGACTTCGGAATAGCCTTCGACGGCGATGGCGACCGGATCGGCGCGATCGACGGCGAGGGCCGTGTCATCTGGGGTGATCAACTCCTGATGATCTATGCGGAGGACCTATTAGGGAAACTGCCTAATTCGACCATTATCGCCGACGTGAAGGCCAGCCGTGCGCTGTTCGAGACTGTCGAGAAGCACGGCGGCAAGCCGCTGATGTGGAAGACCGGGCACTCGCTGATTAAGTCCAAAATGAAGGAAGTTTCCTCGCCGCTGGCAGGGGAGATGAGCGGGCACGTGTTCTTCGCCGACACCTACTACGGCTACGACGATGCGCTTTACGCCGGCGTGCGCCTGATCGCCGCCTCCGCGCGGCTGGGCCGCTCGGTCACCGAGCTGCGCGGCACGATGCCGGCCATGCTCAACACGCCCGAATTGCGCTTCCAAGTGGACGAAAGCCGCAAGTTCGCCGCCATCGACGAGGTCAAGACCCGCCTGACCGGGCCCAATGTGCCGGCGGATGTCGAGGTGAATTCCACCGATGGCGTGCGCGTGACCACACCCGATGGCTGGTGGCTGCTGCGCGCCTCGAACACGCAGGACGTGCTCGTCGCCCGCGCAGAGAGCGAGACGCAGGACGGCCTCGATAGGCTGATGGGCCAGATCGACGAGCAGCTGTCGCTGTCCGGTCTGGAGCGCGGGGACAGCGTCGGGCACTGA
- a CDS encoding division plane positioning ATPase MipZ, producing the protein MATTPHRIVFANEKGGTGKSTTAVHVAVALAYQGARVAAMDLDTRQRTFFRYCENRAETQRRRGIALAGPTFDVCHGDDIASLEEEAARLGEGADFLLFDTPGRDDPFARHVAASADTLVTPMNDSFVDFDLIGQVDAENFKVRRLSFYAELIWEARLKRSRAQIDEGRREMDWVVVRNRTGYTDARNQRRIDQALTELSKRVGFRVSHGLSERVVYRELFPSGLTLLDKGQLGELGTSHLVARQEVRNLVANLRLPMPTSGDRDEARLPETQAA; encoded by the coding sequence TTGGCCACCACACCGCATCGTATCGTCTTCGCCAACGAGAAAGGCGGCACCGGCAAGTCCACCACGGCGGTGCACGTAGCCGTCGCGCTCGCCTACCAGGGCGCCCGTGTCGCGGCGATGGATCTCGACACCCGCCAGCGCACGTTCTTCCGCTATTGCGAGAACCGTGCCGAGACCCAGCGCCGCCGCGGCATCGCCCTGGCCGGGCCGACGTTCGACGTGTGCCACGGGGACGATATCGCCAGCCTGGAGGAAGAGGCCGCGCGCCTTGGCGAAGGCGCGGATTTCCTGCTGTTCGATACGCCCGGCCGTGACGATCCCTTCGCCCGCCACGTGGCCGCCAGCGCCGATACGCTGGTGACGCCGATGAACGACAGCTTCGTCGACTTCGACCTGATCGGGCAGGTGGATGCAGAAAACTTCAAGGTCCGCCGCCTCAGCTTCTATGCCGAGCTGATCTGGGAAGCGCGATTGAAGCGCAGCCGGGCGCAGATCGACGAAGGGCGACGCGAGATGGACTGGGTCGTGGTCCGCAACCGCACCGGCTATACCGACGCGCGCAACCAGCGCCGCATCGACCAGGCGCTGACCGAACTTTCCAAGCGCGTGGGCTTTCGCGTCTCGCACGGGCTTTCCGAACGCGTGGTTTATCGCGAACTGTTCCCCTCGGGCCTGACCTTGCTGGACAAGGGGCAACTGGGCGAGCTGGGCACCAGCCATCTCGTGGCGCGGCAGGAGGTGCGCAACCTCGTTGCCAACCTGCGCCTGCCGATGCCGACCTCCGGCGACCGCGACGAGGCGCGCCTGCCCGAGACCCAGGCCGCCTGA
- a CDS encoding amidohydrolase family protein yields MNARFLAGAALLALALPASAQDVAITGATVATGDGSDPIQNATVVVRGGRVIAAGAGVAVPAGIQAIDGRGLWVTPGIFASITNLGLVDVDAVGDSNDVDANSSPFSAALDVAPAINPAAQDVAISRAGGVTRATVTPGAGSSIFAGQGAVIDLGADFDAVLRRRAFQYVEMGETGARLAGGSRTSAHALLRNALREAGTYGEDAQLTASTRNADVETGDDLPIDPRLTGRAERDGDVLLTRFDAAALVPVVTGRQKLYVHVERAVDILSVLALREEFPRLDMVLIGATEGWMVADRIAASGVPVIAAALNDLPVSFEQLAATQSNVGRMVDAGVTVAIAGYGSSGDHPRGLPQQAGNMVALSRIPGATGLTWGEAFAAITSVPARIGGMDDAGVLAAGAHGDVVIWDGDPLELSSAPVRVFIDGVEQPLENHQTRLRDRYRTLDETQLPPAYRH; encoded by the coding sequence ATGAACGCGCGTTTTCTCGCCGGGGCGGCTCTGCTGGCGCTGGCCCTTCCCGCTTCCGCACAGGACGTGGCGATCACCGGCGCGACGGTCGCCACGGGTGACGGGTCCGATCCCATTCAGAATGCCACCGTCGTGGTGCGCGGCGGGCGCGTGATCGCCGCGGGCGCCGGCGTTGCCGTCCCCGCGGGGATTCAGGCGATCGACGGGCGGGGCCTGTGGGTGACGCCGGGCATCTTTGCCTCGATCACCAACCTTGGCCTCGTCGATGTCGACGCGGTCGGCGACAGCAACGATGTCGACGCCAACAGTTCGCCCTTTTCCGCCGCGCTCGACGTGGCCCCGGCGATCAATCCGGCAGCGCAGGATGTCGCCATCAGCCGCGCGGGCGGCGTGACGCGCGCAACCGTCACGCCAGGCGCGGGCTCCAGCATCTTTGCCGGCCAGGGCGCGGTGATCGATCTCGGCGCGGATTTCGACGCGGTGCTGCGCCGCCGCGCCTTTCAGTACGTCGAGATGGGCGAAACCGGTGCGCGCCTCGCGGGCGGCAGCCGCACCTCGGCCCATGCCCTCCTCCGCAATGCCCTGCGCGAGGCGGGCACCTATGGCGAGGACGCCCAGCTCACCGCCTCCACCCGGAACGCCGACGTCGAGACCGGTGACGATCTGCCGATCGACCCGCGCCTGACCGGCCGTGCAGAGCGTGACGGCGACGTGCTGCTCACCCGCTTCGATGCCGCCGCGCTGGTGCCGGTGGTGACCGGGCGGCAGAAGCTCTACGTCCATGTCGAGCGTGCGGTGGACATCCTCTCGGTGTTGGCGCTGCGCGAGGAATTCCCGCGGCTCGACATGGTGCTGATCGGCGCGACGGAGGGGTGGATGGTCGCCGACCGCATCGCCGCCAGCGGCGTGCCGGTGATCGCCGCGGCCCTCAACGACCTGCCCGTCAGCTTCGAACAGCTCGCCGCCACCCAGAGCAACGTCGGCCGCATGGTCGATGCCGGCGTCACCGTGGCCATTGCCGGTTACGGCAGCAGCGGCGACCACCCGCGCGGCCTGCCGCAACAGGCCGGCAACATGGTCGCGCTCAGCCGCATTCCCGGCGCCACGGGTCTCACCTGGGGCGAGGCCTTTGCGGCCATCACCTCGGTGCCGGCACGGATCGGCGGCATGGACGATGCCGGTGTGCTGGCCGCCGGTGCGCATGGGGACGTGGTGATCTGGGATGGCGACCCGCTCGAACTGTCGAGCGCGCCGGTCCGGGTGTTCATCGACGGTGTCGAACAGCCGCTGGAAAATCACCAGACCCGCCTGCGCGATCGCTATCGCACGCTTGACGAGACCCAGCTTCCGCCAGCGTATCGGCACTGA
- a CDS encoding DoxX family protein, whose translation MLGILRIMSGLLFLAHGTQKFLSFPDGERAGSGLAFANAGAYAGAIELITGSLIALGLFTRPAAFLASGTMAFAYFIGHASQGFWPVNNGGDAAILYCFVFLYLAVAGPGALSIDGVRKPRP comes from the coding sequence ATGCTGGGCATTCTCCGGATCATGAGCGGCTTGCTGTTTCTGGCCCATGGCACCCAGAAATTTCTGTCGTTTCCAGATGGTGAGCGGGCAGGATCGGGCTTGGCATTCGCGAATGCCGGGGCCTATGCAGGTGCCATCGAACTCATCACGGGTTCGTTGATCGCGCTCGGTCTGTTCACCCGCCCTGCGGCGTTCCTGGCATCGGGCACGATGGCCTTTGCCTATTTCATTGGCCACGCGTCCCAGGGGTTCTGGCCGGTCAACAACGGTGGCGACGCTGCCATTCTTTACTGTTTCGTCTTTCTCTATCTGGCCGTCGCGGGCCCTGGCGCCCTGAGTATCGACGGCGTACGCAAGCCGAGGCCGTAA
- a CDS encoding HGGxSTG domain-containing protein, producing the protein MTRKGAACQSPAVKGNARCRMHGGRGSGAPRGNRNAWKHGGRSGETVVAAHYLKAIANLLEGDE; encoded by the coding sequence ATGACGCGGAAGGGAGCGGCCTGCCAGTCACCAGCGGTCAAGGGGAATGCACGATGCAGGATGCACGGGGGCAGGGGCAGCGGTGCGCCTAGGGGCAACAGGAATGCATGGAAGCATGGGGGCCGATCCGGTGAGACGGTAGTTGCGGCACACTACTTGAAAGCTATCGCCAACTTGTTGGAAGGGGATGAGTGA
- a CDS encoding amidohydrolase produces MGRLSSKGGPAVLLAPLAAIALASCTAADSDRPSTRTSSADAADAVPYASTYRRYPGAPTAIVGATVYDGLGGQIVGGTVLFADGEVVAVGDASLTIPAGYTRIDGTGKFVTPGIIDVHSHLGDYPTPSVDAHSDGNEATDPTTPEVWAEHSVWPQDPGFSRALANGGITSLMILPGSANLMGGRSVTLKNVPSRTVQGMKFPGAPYSMKMACGENPKRVYGGRGRMPSTRMGNFAVNRETWLQAQEYMAEEDPDRDLAMETLAGVLRGEIMIQNHCYRADEMALVMSMADEFGYRVSAFHHAVESYKIGDLLRENDVCSAVWADWYGFKMEAYDAIPENAALLHQAGACVVIHSDDENGIQRLNQEAAKAQADGARMGIQIADAQIIRWITFNAAKAMGIEEWTGSLEPGKMADVVLWNGDPLSIYSRPEMVWIDGATMYNMNNPQLRPVSDFELGQPGEGDTK; encoded by the coding sequence ATGGGCCGTCTTTCATCGAAGGGCGGCCCTGCCGTCCTGCTCGCCCCCCTGGCCGCAATCGCGCTCGCCAGCTGCACCGCTGCCGATTCCGACCGGCCGAGCACCCGCACCAGTTCTGCCGATGCGGCGGACGCGGTGCCCTACGCCTCCACCTACCGCCGCTACCCCGGCGCGCCCACGGCCATCGTCGGGGCGACGGTCTACGACGGGCTCGGCGGGCAGATCGTGGGCGGCACCGTGCTGTTCGCCGATGGCGAGGTGGTCGCCGTGGGCGATGCCAGCCTGACCATTCCGGCCGGCTACACCCGCATCGACGGCACCGGCAAGTTCGTGACGCCGGGCATCATCGACGTGCACTCGCACCTCGGTGACTATCCCACCCCCAGTGTTGACGCGCATTCGGATGGCAACGAGGCGACCGACCCGACCACGCCCGAGGTATGGGCCGAACACTCGGTCTGGCCGCAGGACCCGGGCTTCTCCCGCGCGCTGGCCAACGGCGGCATTACGTCGCTGATGATCCTGCCGGGCTCGGCCAACCTCATGGGCGGGCGCTCAGTCACGCTCAAGAACGTGCCTAGCCGCACCGTGCAGGGCATGAAGTTCCCCGGCGCGCCCTACAGCATGAAGATGGCCTGCGGCGAAAACCCCAAGCGCGTCTACGGCGGCCGGGGCCGGATGCCCTCAACCCGCATGGGCAACTTCGCCGTCAACCGCGAAACCTGGCTCCAGGCGCAGGAATACATGGCCGAGGAAGACCCCGACCGTGACCTCGCCATGGAAACGCTGGCCGGCGTGCTGCGCGGCGAGATCATGATCCAGAACCACTGCTACCGCGCCGACGAGATGGCGCTGGTGATGAGCATGGCCGACGAGTTCGGCTATCGCGTCTCGGCCTTTCACCACGCGGTGGAAAGCTACAAGATCGGCGACCTGCTGCGCGAGAACGACGTGTGCTCCGCCGTCTGGGCCGACTGGTACGGTTTCAAGATGGAAGCCTATGACGCGATTCCGGAAAACGCCGCGCTGCTGCACCAGGCGGGTGCCTGCGTGGTGATCCACTCGGATGACGAGAACGGCATCCAGCGCCTCAACCAGGAAGCCGCCAAGGCGCAGGCCGACGGCGCGCGCATGGGCATCCAGATCGCGGACGCCCAGATCATTCGCTGGATCACCTTCAACGCCGCGAAGGCCATGGGGATCGAGGAATGGACCGGCAGCCTGGAGCCCGGCAAGATGGCCGACGTGGTGCTGTGGAATGGCGACCCGCTGAGCATCTACTCCCGGCCCGAGATGGTCTGGATCGACGGCGCGACCATGTATAACATGAACAACCCGCAGCTCCGCCCGGTGAGCGATTTCGAGCTTGGCCAGCCGGGCGAAGGAGACACGAAATGA
- a CDS encoding GntR family transcriptional regulator, whose product MADTRPVYLRLREQIAAAIIDGRYAEGAMLPSVRAFAAQQGANPLTVAKAYQQFQADGLIRVQRGVGMFVREGAAAQLRSAERERFLHEEWPAIRQRMERLGLSIDELLTTAGERA is encoded by the coding sequence ATGGCCGATACCCGCCCAGTCTATCTGCGTCTGCGCGAACAGATCGCCGCCGCCATTATCGACGGGCGCTATGCCGAAGGTGCCATGCTGCCCAGCGTGCGCGCCTTTGCTGCCCAGCAGGGCGCCAACCCGCTCACCGTGGCCAAGGCCTATCAGCAATTCCAGGCGGACGGCCTGATCCGCGTGCAGCGCGGGGTAGGGATGTTCGTGCGCGAAGGAGCCGCGGCCCAGCTTCGCAGCGCGGAGCGCGAGCGGTTCCTTCACGAGGAATGGCCCGCGATCCGCCAGCGAATGGAGCGGCTCGGCCTGTCCATTGACGAACTGCTGACAACCGCCGGGGAACGGGCATGA